A window of the Gasterosteus aculeatus chromosome 21, fGasAcu3.hap1.1, whole genome shotgun sequence genome harbors these coding sequences:
- the urad gene encoding 2-oxo-4-hydroxy-4-carboxy-5-ureidoimidazoline decarboxylase yields MDMATVNALPYEDFVNLLGNVVEKCPIITAAVWSGRPFLNFAALEAAISEFIDALPESGKEGVLRCHPDLAGRDLRGGTLTRESREEQTGAGMDALTSAEASRVTRLNEEYKERFGFPFVICARLSDKVTVLRQLSERRRNERAVERARAVEEVKKICRLRLQALVRDDAQNKL; encoded by the exons ATGGACATGGCCACAGTGAATGCTCTTCCTTATGAGGATTTTGTGAATCTTTTGGGCAACGTGGTTGAGAAATGTCCCATTATAACAGCTGCAGTGTGGTCAGGACGTCCCTTTTTGAACTTTGCTGCCTTGGAGGCTGCGATCAGTGAATTCATCGACGCTCTCCCAGAATCAG GCAAGGAGGGGGTCCTCAGGTGCCACCCCGACCTCGCGGGAAGGGACCTCCGGGGCGGCACCTTGACCCGGGAATCGCGCGAGGAACAGACGGGAGCCGGGATGGACGCGTTGACCTCGGCGGAAGCCTCGCGCGTGACCCGGCTCAACGAGGAGTACAAGGAGCGTTTCGGCTTCCCGTTTGTCATCTGCGCCCGGCTCAGCGACAAGGTCACCGTTTTACGGCAACTGTCCGAGCGCCGCCGGAACGAGCGCGCGGTGGAGAGGGCGCGCGCAGtcgaggaggtgaagaagataTGTCGCCTCCGGCTGCAGGCTCTCGTGCGCGACGACGCTCAGAACAAGTTATAG